The Glycine soja cultivar W05 chromosome 3, ASM419377v2, whole genome shotgun sequence genome window below encodes:
- the LOC114406501 gene encoding 50S ribosomal protein L4, chloroplastic-like, translated as MASLSLSLSTPTTPTSLSFGSSSIFFSSHQFHTHNNSFKSNSFPVLPSKKPLSISCKASPPLPVLNFSGERVGESFLDLRSAPPDTARAVVHRAVVTDLQNKRRGTASTLTRGEVRGGGRKPFPQKKTGRARRGSNRTPLRPGGGVIFGPKPRDWSIKINRKEKRLAISTAVASAAASAVVVEDFAAEFAEKPKTKEFIAAMKRWGLDPKEKAMFLMTEVPENVRLSSRNIGTLKMHTPRTLNLYDILDADKLVLTQGAVDYLNQRYGGDYQGSDDEDEEEEEEGYEEGEEEGVVDGEEGPDAGDSDVVN; from the exons ATGGCTTCActttccctctctctctccacACCAACAACACCAACCTCACTCTCCTTCGGATCatcctccatcttcttctcttcacACCAATTCCACACACACAATAATTCTTTCAAGTCCAACAGCTTTCCCGTTTTACCCTCCAAAAAACCCCTCTCCATTTCCTGCAAGGCCTCCCCTCCTCTTCCCGTCCTCAACTTCTCCGGCGAGAGGGTCGGCGAGTCCTTCCTCGACCTCCGCTCCGCCCCTCCCGACACCGCCCGAGCCGTCGTCCACCGCGCCGTCGTCACCGACCTCCAGAACAAGCGCCGCGGCACCGCCTCCACCCTCACCCGCGGCGAGGTCCGAGGCGGCGGCCGGAAGCCCTTCCCGCAGAAAAAAACCGGTCGCGCCCGCCGCGGCTCCAACCGCACGCCCCTCCGCCCCGGCGGAGGCGTCATCTTCGGCCCGAAGCCCCGCGACTGGTCCATCAAGATCAACCGCAAGGAGAAGCGCCTCGCCATCTCCACCGCTGTTGCCAGCGCCGCCGCCAGTGCCGTCGTGGTGGAGGACTTCGCAGCGGAGTTCGCCGAGAAGCCGAAGACGAAGGAGTTCATCGCGGCGATGAAGCGGTGGGGGCTCGACCCGAAGGAGAAGGCGATGTTCTTGATGACGGAGGTGCCGGAGAACGTGAGGCTATCGAGCAGGAACATTGGGACCTTGAAGATGCACACGCCGAGGACGCTGAATTTGTATGATATTCTTGATGCGGATAAGCTTGTGCTCACGCAGGGTGCTGTGGATTACTTGAATCAGAGGTATGGGGGTGATTATCAAGGgagtgatgatgaagatgaagaagaagaagaagagggatatgaagagggtgaggaggAAGGTGTAGTGGATGGTGAAGAAG GACCTGACGCAGGGGATAGTGATGTGGTAAATTGA